One Poecilia reticulata strain Guanapo linkage group LG4, Guppy_female_1.0+MT, whole genome shotgun sequence genomic window carries:
- the scamp4 gene encoding secretory carrier-associated membrane protein 4 isoform X1, translated as MAERVNNFPPLPKFLRLKPCFYQNIDEEIPAPHTQLVQRVYKLWMMYSATLCINVISCIAWWAGGGSAANFGFSLLWLLLFSPCSYTCWFRPLYKAFRADSSFNFMAFFFIFFLQCVLTVIQAIGISGWGTCGWIATVMFFSENVGSAIVMLITTLLFTVVAALMALVLIKVHRMYRGGGGSMQRAQEEWSTGLWKSAPVRNAAFDAVAQSAQGPTLPQYPTAVPSYPDNSHW; from the exons ATGGCag AGCGGGTAAATAACTTTCCTCCCTTGCCAAAGTTCTTAAGACTAAAGCCATGCTTTTACCAAAACATCGATGAAGAAATCCCTGCACCTCACACGCAGCTGGTGCAGAGAGTTTACAAGCTTTGGATGA TGTATTCGGCCACACTGTGCATAAATGTCATTTCATGCATTGCTTGGTGGGCTGGAGGGGGAAGTGCCGCAAACTTTGGTTTTTCTCTGCTCTGGCTCCTTCTCTTCAGCCCCTGCAGTTACACATGTTGGTTCAGACCGCTCTACAAAGCTTTCAG GGCTGATAGCTCCTTCAACTTCATGgccttcttcttcatctttttcctTCAGTGTGTCTTGACCGTTATCCAAGCTATAGGCATCTCTGGATGGGGAACATG CGGCTGGATTGCCACAGTGATGTTTTTCAGCGAGAATGTGGGCTCCGCTATAGTGATGCTTATCACAACGCTGCTCTTCACTGTGGTGGCCGCACTAATGGCACTGGTTCTCATTAAG GTGCACAGGATGTaccgcggcggcggcggcagcatgCAGCGCGCTCAGGAGGAGTGGAGCACCGGGCTGTGGAAGAGCGCCCCGGTGAGGAACGCAGCGTTTGACGCCGTCGCTCAGTCGGCCCAGGGCCCGACTTTGCCTCAGTACCCCACCGCGGTGCCCAGTTACCCTGACAACAGCCACTGGTGA